A stretch of Vigna angularis cultivar LongXiaoDou No.4 chromosome 4, ASM1680809v1, whole genome shotgun sequence DNA encodes these proteins:
- the LOC108321102 gene encoding uncharacterized protein LOC108321102: MALRPIDNALPTTTPERPKKQPKIAVATQKQQDRAAVVNGENQVPLPSSGDATVDYVSSDNLKPLSDPEVQIQSLIEDLNSKNWTKVCESLNNARRFAVFHSPLLFPILGSIVLVVTKTMKNPRSALCKTAIMAAADIFNAFGDKLLDPETSDAFDGLLLQLLLKASQDKRFVCEEADRALSSMVSSMTPLPLLQKLRVYVSHKNLRVRAKAAVSLSNCVSKMGLEEMEHFGLAELIEVAADLLNDRLPEARDAARSIATDVYEALTKDAEQKMELWQSFCQSKLPPIHALSMLKIVKP; encoded by the exons ATGGCTCTCAGACCCATCGACAACGCTCTCCCAACAACAACACCAGAGAGACCCAAAAAGCAACCCAAGATCGCTGTTGCAACCCAAAAGCAGCAAGATCGTGCTGCTGTCGTCAATGGCGAAAACCAAGTTCCCTTGCCCTCATCAGGGGATGCCACTGTTGACTATGTCTCCTCGGACAACCTTAAACCCTTGTCCGATCCCGAAGTTCAGATTCAG AGTTTGATTGAAGATTTGAATTCGAAAAATTGGACCAAAGTTTGTGAGTCTCTGAACAATGCTAGGCGATTTGCGGTGTTCCACTCACCCCTTCTATTCCCTATTTT GGGAAGTATTGTGTTGGTGGTGACGAAGACAATGAAGAACCCTCGTAGTGCCCTTTGCAAAACCGCAATTATGGCAGCTGCTGATATTTTCAACGCCTTTGGTGACAAGTTGCTTGACCCCGAGACCTCTGATGCATTTGATGGCTTG CTGCTGCAGCTTCTACTAAAAGCTTCCCAAGATAAAAGGTTTGTGTGTGAAGAAGCTGATAGGGCACTAAGCTCAATGGTTAGTTCCATGACCCCTCTTCCTCTGCTTCAGAAACTAAGGGTATATGTGAGTCACAAAAACCTTAGGGTCAGGGCCAAGGCTGCTGTTTCTCTCTCCAACTGTGTCTCAAAGATG GGTCTTGAAGAAATGGAGCACTTTGGGTTGGCTGAACTGATTGAAGTGGCAGCTGATTTACTGAATGATAGACTTCCAGAGGCAAGAGATGCAGCCCGAAGTATTGCAACTGACGTGTATGAGGCACTGACTAAGGACGCAGAACAGAAGATGGAGTTGTGGCAGAGCTTCTGCCAATCCAAGTTGCCACCAATTCATGCACTTTCAATGTTGAAAATAGTTAAGCCCTGA